From the genome of Ahaetulla prasina isolate Xishuangbanna chromosome 15, ASM2864084v1, whole genome shotgun sequence, one region includes:
- the SSH1 gene encoding protein phosphatase Slingshot homolog 1 isoform X2: MALVTLQRSPTPSAASSSASASELDIGSDEERKLNLSLSESFFMVKGAALFLQQGNSPQGPPRSLLHPHKHAGDLPQHLQVMINLLRCEDRIKLAVRLESAWSDRVRYMVVVYSTGRQDTEENILLGVDFSSKESQSCTIGMVLRLWSDTKIHLDGDGGFSISTAGKTHIFKPVSVQAMWSALQILHKACEMARRHNYFPGGMALVWATYYESCIASEQSCLNEWNAMQDLESPRPDSPALYMDKPTERERAERLIKAQLRSIMMSKDLENVTSKEIRNQLEKQMSCNLKEFKEFIDNEMLLILGQMDKPSLIFDHLYLGSEWNASNLEELRGSGVDYILNVTREIDNFFPGLFAYHNIRVYDEETTDLLAHWNEAYHFINKARKNRSKCLVHCKMGVSRSASTVIAYAMKEFGWSLEKAYNYVKQKRSIARPNAGFMRQLLEYQGILDASKQRHNKLWKQQAGGGFPPSSESSAGPNDFLLGSLEDADLGPPGPPLCADRRTALELVGLHYCLRRLSDSLPGPRELCLQVEDLEADSSLEEDLLGQLQAGKPEVKGQAEPSSPADLKSRLKPEASQLREETVPRLQVSEEEKPLERWKRRSLDGEGRHNCENLNNNNSKRSCPDDFEHEALFGILHKVKPPYKSCTDCMYPLAGGSPPEAFRDSPEVLPAEAPCHRATVCTQPSFPMCLEEAFCKESQGPKANSLLPMAVGNEVQDVSPDRPASGWPCGPPEKPREAPKTPGGASLGSRHSLCERSPVFKHDPFPRKDARQTKDLKYLLFSKDTEKPTTNSYLMQHQESLLQLQKAGLVRKHTKELERLKALPPDTAGQGKECSGGPTDVATILEEEAQEMVVIEGQLQPSSQDVSEKFLKTLLVAEASQKTSTPIPSKADHMSTFTKDFLKTISYTPSPSRSSNLTRSSSSDSIHSVHGKPGLVKQRTQEIETRLRLAGLTVSSPLKRSNSLAKLGSLDLASEDLMGEVDLSPLTHPREATPSEPPALCDLLSWKNTEDGLQPSAKPTPGKLKHIPRMGKS, translated from the exons CTTAAGCGAGAGCTTTTTTATGGTCAAAGGAGCTGCGTTATTCCTGCAGCAAGGAAACAGTCCGCAAGGACCACCCCGGAGTCTCCTGCATCCTCACAAACATGCAG GAGATTTGCCGCAGCACCTTCAGGTGATGATCAACCTCCTTCGCTGTGAGGACAGAATCAAGTTG GCCGTGCGCTTAGAAAGTGCCTGGAGCGATCGCGTGAGGTACATGGTGGTCGTCTACAGCACTGGGCGCCAAGACACCGAGGAGAACATTCTCCTGGGCGTGGACTTTTCCAGCAAGGAGAG CCAGAGTTGTACCATCGGGATGGTGTTACGTCTATGGAGCGATACGAAGATCCACCTGGATGGAGACGG CGGGTTCAGCATCAGCACGGCGGGCAAGACACACATCTTCAAACCCGTCTCGGTGCAAGCCATGTG GTCTGCCTTGCAGATCCTCCACAAGGCTTGCGAGATGGCTCGGAGGCACAACTACTTCCCGGGGGGGATGGCACTTGTCTGGGCCACCTACTACGAGAGCTGCATCGCCTCCGAGCAGAGTTGCCTCAACGAGTGGAACGCCATGCAGGACCTGGAGTCTCCACGCCCCGACTCGCCTGCCCTCTACATGGACAA gcCAACCGAGCGGGAGAGGGCAGAACGGCTGATCAAGGCCCAACTCCGGAGCATCATGATGAGCAAAGATCTGGAGAACGTGACTTCCAAAGAA ATCCGGAACCAGCTGGAGAAGCAAATGAGCTGCAATTTGAAAGAATTCAAGGAATTCATTGACAATGAGATGCTGCTCATCCTGGGTCAGATGGACAAGCCCTCCCTCATTTTCGACCATCTCTACCTA gggtcTGAATGGAATGCCTCGAACCTGGAGGAACTTCGGGGTTCAGG CGTGGACTACATTTTAAACGTCACCAGGGAGATCGACAACTTCTTCCCGGGGTTGTTTGCGTACCACAACATCCGCGTCTATGACGAAGAAACGACCGACCTTCttgcccactggaatgaggcttaTCATTTTATCAACAAAGCCAG GAAGAACCGCTCCAAGTGCCTGGTTCACTGCAAGATGGGCGTGAGCCGCTCTGCCTCCACAGTCATTGCCTACGCCATGAAGGAGTTTGGGTGGTCCTTGGAAAAGGCCTACAATTACGTCAAGCAGAAGCGCAGCATCGCTCGGCCCAATGCCGGGTTCATGAGGCAGCTGCTGGAATACCAGGGTATCCTGGATGCCAG cAAACAGCGCCACAACAAgctctggaaacagcaggcgggAGGCGGCTTCCCCCCCAGTTCAGAAAGCTCCGCCGGGCCCAATGATTTCCTGCTTGGCAGCCTGGAGGATGCAGACCTGGGGCCTCCTGGCCCGCCTCTCTGTGCAGACCGCCGAACGGCCCTGGAGTTGGTGGGCCTCCACTACTGCTTGCGGCGCCTCTCCGACTCCTTGCCAGGCCCCCGGGAGCTGTGCCTGCAGGTGGAAGACCTGGAGGCAGACTCGAGTCTGGAGGAGGACCTGCTGGGGCAGCTGCAGGCAGGGAAGCCGGAGGTCAAGGGGCAGGCCGAGCCGTCCAGCCCGGCAGACCTCAAGAGCCGCCTGAAGCCCGAGGCCAGCCAGCTGAGGGAGGAGACGGTTCCTCGGCTGCAAGTCTCCGAGGAGGAAAAGCCCCTTGAACGATGGAAGCGGCGGTCGCTGGACGGGGAGGGCAGGCACAACTGCGAGAATCTGAATAACAACAACAGTAAGAGGAGCTGTCCGGATGACTTTGAA cATGAAGCCCTGTTTGGGATCCTCCACAAAGTCAAGCCCCCCTACAAGTCTTGCACCGACTGCATGTATCCCTTGGCTGGTGGGTCCCCCCCTGAAGCCTTCAGGGACTCCCCGGAGGTCCTGCCAGCGGAGGCCCCTTGCCACCGTGCCACCGTCTGCACCCAGCCCTCGTTCCCAATGTGTCTGGAGGAGGCCTTCTGCAAGGAATCCCAGGGACCGAAAGCCAACAGTTTGCTCCCGATGGCTGTGGGAAACGAGGTCCAGGACGTCAGCCCTGATCGGCCAGCTTCAGGCTGGCCCTGCGGCCCTCCTGAAAAGCCCAGGGAGGCCCCTAAAACCCCAGGAGGGGCCTCGCTTGGCTCAAGACATTCTCTCTGTGAGAGAAGCCCGGTCTTCAAGCACGATCCTTTTCCAAGAAAAGATGCTAGGCAGACCAAGGACTTGAAATACTTGCTCTTCAGCAAAGATACGGAGAAGCCAACCACAAACAGCTATCTGATGCAGCATCAGGAGTCTCTTCTTCAGCTCCAGAAAGCTGGCTTAGTCCGCAAGCACACAAAGGAACTGGAGCGCCTCAAGGCCCTGCCACCCGACACAGCCGGGCAGGGCAAGGAGTGTTCCGGAGGCCCAACCGATGTTGCGACTATCTTGGAAGAGGAGGCCCAGGAGATGGTCGTCATTGAGGGTCAGCTGCAGCCCTCCTCTCAGGATGTCTCAGAGAAGTTCCTCAAGACCCTTCTTGTTGCTGAAGCCTCCCAGAAGACCTCCACGCCCATCCCCTCCAAGGCGGACCACATGAGCACCTTCACAAAAGACTTCCTGAAGACCATCTCCTACACCCCATCACCTTCCAGGAGCTCCAACCTAACGCGGAGTTCCAGCAGCGACAGCATCCACAGCGTCCATGGGAAGCCCgggctggtgaaacagcggacgCAGGAGATTGAAACCCGGCTGCGGCTGGCCGGCTTGACCGTCTCCTCTCCACTGAAGCGCTCCAACTCTCTCGCCAAGCTGGGCAGCCTCGACCTGGCCTCCGAGGACCTGATGGGAGAGGTGGACTTGTCACCCTTGACCCATCCGAGAGAGGCCACGCCAAGCGAGCCTCCAGCCCTTTGCGACCTCCTCTCCTGGAAGAACACGGAAGACGGACTCCAACCCTCGGCAAAACCGACCCCGGGGAAGCTGAAGCACATACCCCGGATGGGAAAAAGCTGA
- the SSH1 gene encoding protein phosphatase Slingshot homolog 1 isoform X1 has translation MALVTLQRSPTPSAASSSASASELDIGSDEERKLNLSLSESFFMVKGAALFLQQGNSPQGPPRSLLHPHKHAGNIFQASPGDLPQHLQVMINLLRCEDRIKLAVRLESAWSDRVRYMVVVYSTGRQDTEENILLGVDFSSKESQSCTIGMVLRLWSDTKIHLDGDGGFSISTAGKTHIFKPVSVQAMWSALQILHKACEMARRHNYFPGGMALVWATYYESCIASEQSCLNEWNAMQDLESPRPDSPALYMDKPTERERAERLIKAQLRSIMMSKDLENVTSKEIRNQLEKQMSCNLKEFKEFIDNEMLLILGQMDKPSLIFDHLYLGSEWNASNLEELRGSGVDYILNVTREIDNFFPGLFAYHNIRVYDEETTDLLAHWNEAYHFINKARKNRSKCLVHCKMGVSRSASTVIAYAMKEFGWSLEKAYNYVKQKRSIARPNAGFMRQLLEYQGILDASKQRHNKLWKQQAGGGFPPSSESSAGPNDFLLGSLEDADLGPPGPPLCADRRTALELVGLHYCLRRLSDSLPGPRELCLQVEDLEADSSLEEDLLGQLQAGKPEVKGQAEPSSPADLKSRLKPEASQLREETVPRLQVSEEEKPLERWKRRSLDGEGRHNCENLNNNNSKRSCPDDFEHEALFGILHKVKPPYKSCTDCMYPLAGGSPPEAFRDSPEVLPAEAPCHRATVCTQPSFPMCLEEAFCKESQGPKANSLLPMAVGNEVQDVSPDRPASGWPCGPPEKPREAPKTPGGASLGSRHSLCERSPVFKHDPFPRKDARQTKDLKYLLFSKDTEKPTTNSYLMQHQESLLQLQKAGLVRKHTKELERLKALPPDTAGQGKECSGGPTDVATILEEEAQEMVVIEGQLQPSSQDVSEKFLKTLLVAEASQKTSTPIPSKADHMSTFTKDFLKTISYTPSPSRSSNLTRSSSSDSIHSVHGKPGLVKQRTQEIETRLRLAGLTVSSPLKRSNSLAKLGSLDLASEDLMGEVDLSPLTHPREATPSEPPALCDLLSWKNTEDGLQPSAKPTPGKLKHIPRMGKS, from the exons CTTAAGCGAGAGCTTTTTTATGGTCAAAGGAGCTGCGTTATTCCTGCAGCAAGGAAACAGTCCGCAAGGACCACCCCGGAGTCTCCTGCATCCTCACAAACATGCAGGTAACATCTTCCAGGCCTCTCCAG GAGATTTGCCGCAGCACCTTCAGGTGATGATCAACCTCCTTCGCTGTGAGGACAGAATCAAGTTG GCCGTGCGCTTAGAAAGTGCCTGGAGCGATCGCGTGAGGTACATGGTGGTCGTCTACAGCACTGGGCGCCAAGACACCGAGGAGAACATTCTCCTGGGCGTGGACTTTTCCAGCAAGGAGAG CCAGAGTTGTACCATCGGGATGGTGTTACGTCTATGGAGCGATACGAAGATCCACCTGGATGGAGACGG CGGGTTCAGCATCAGCACGGCGGGCAAGACACACATCTTCAAACCCGTCTCGGTGCAAGCCATGTG GTCTGCCTTGCAGATCCTCCACAAGGCTTGCGAGATGGCTCGGAGGCACAACTACTTCCCGGGGGGGATGGCACTTGTCTGGGCCACCTACTACGAGAGCTGCATCGCCTCCGAGCAGAGTTGCCTCAACGAGTGGAACGCCATGCAGGACCTGGAGTCTCCACGCCCCGACTCGCCTGCCCTCTACATGGACAA gcCAACCGAGCGGGAGAGGGCAGAACGGCTGATCAAGGCCCAACTCCGGAGCATCATGATGAGCAAAGATCTGGAGAACGTGACTTCCAAAGAA ATCCGGAACCAGCTGGAGAAGCAAATGAGCTGCAATTTGAAAGAATTCAAGGAATTCATTGACAATGAGATGCTGCTCATCCTGGGTCAGATGGACAAGCCCTCCCTCATTTTCGACCATCTCTACCTA gggtcTGAATGGAATGCCTCGAACCTGGAGGAACTTCGGGGTTCAGG CGTGGACTACATTTTAAACGTCACCAGGGAGATCGACAACTTCTTCCCGGGGTTGTTTGCGTACCACAACATCCGCGTCTATGACGAAGAAACGACCGACCTTCttgcccactggaatgaggcttaTCATTTTATCAACAAAGCCAG GAAGAACCGCTCCAAGTGCCTGGTTCACTGCAAGATGGGCGTGAGCCGCTCTGCCTCCACAGTCATTGCCTACGCCATGAAGGAGTTTGGGTGGTCCTTGGAAAAGGCCTACAATTACGTCAAGCAGAAGCGCAGCATCGCTCGGCCCAATGCCGGGTTCATGAGGCAGCTGCTGGAATACCAGGGTATCCTGGATGCCAG cAAACAGCGCCACAACAAgctctggaaacagcaggcgggAGGCGGCTTCCCCCCCAGTTCAGAAAGCTCCGCCGGGCCCAATGATTTCCTGCTTGGCAGCCTGGAGGATGCAGACCTGGGGCCTCCTGGCCCGCCTCTCTGTGCAGACCGCCGAACGGCCCTGGAGTTGGTGGGCCTCCACTACTGCTTGCGGCGCCTCTCCGACTCCTTGCCAGGCCCCCGGGAGCTGTGCCTGCAGGTGGAAGACCTGGAGGCAGACTCGAGTCTGGAGGAGGACCTGCTGGGGCAGCTGCAGGCAGGGAAGCCGGAGGTCAAGGGGCAGGCCGAGCCGTCCAGCCCGGCAGACCTCAAGAGCCGCCTGAAGCCCGAGGCCAGCCAGCTGAGGGAGGAGACGGTTCCTCGGCTGCAAGTCTCCGAGGAGGAAAAGCCCCTTGAACGATGGAAGCGGCGGTCGCTGGACGGGGAGGGCAGGCACAACTGCGAGAATCTGAATAACAACAACAGTAAGAGGAGCTGTCCGGATGACTTTGAA cATGAAGCCCTGTTTGGGATCCTCCACAAAGTCAAGCCCCCCTACAAGTCTTGCACCGACTGCATGTATCCCTTGGCTGGTGGGTCCCCCCCTGAAGCCTTCAGGGACTCCCCGGAGGTCCTGCCAGCGGAGGCCCCTTGCCACCGTGCCACCGTCTGCACCCAGCCCTCGTTCCCAATGTGTCTGGAGGAGGCCTTCTGCAAGGAATCCCAGGGACCGAAAGCCAACAGTTTGCTCCCGATGGCTGTGGGAAACGAGGTCCAGGACGTCAGCCCTGATCGGCCAGCTTCAGGCTGGCCCTGCGGCCCTCCTGAAAAGCCCAGGGAGGCCCCTAAAACCCCAGGAGGGGCCTCGCTTGGCTCAAGACATTCTCTCTGTGAGAGAAGCCCGGTCTTCAAGCACGATCCTTTTCCAAGAAAAGATGCTAGGCAGACCAAGGACTTGAAATACTTGCTCTTCAGCAAAGATACGGAGAAGCCAACCACAAACAGCTATCTGATGCAGCATCAGGAGTCTCTTCTTCAGCTCCAGAAAGCTGGCTTAGTCCGCAAGCACACAAAGGAACTGGAGCGCCTCAAGGCCCTGCCACCCGACACAGCCGGGCAGGGCAAGGAGTGTTCCGGAGGCCCAACCGATGTTGCGACTATCTTGGAAGAGGAGGCCCAGGAGATGGTCGTCATTGAGGGTCAGCTGCAGCCCTCCTCTCAGGATGTCTCAGAGAAGTTCCTCAAGACCCTTCTTGTTGCTGAAGCCTCCCAGAAGACCTCCACGCCCATCCCCTCCAAGGCGGACCACATGAGCACCTTCACAAAAGACTTCCTGAAGACCATCTCCTACACCCCATCACCTTCCAGGAGCTCCAACCTAACGCGGAGTTCCAGCAGCGACAGCATCCACAGCGTCCATGGGAAGCCCgggctggtgaaacagcggacgCAGGAGATTGAAACCCGGCTGCGGCTGGCCGGCTTGACCGTCTCCTCTCCACTGAAGCGCTCCAACTCTCTCGCCAAGCTGGGCAGCCTCGACCTGGCCTCCGAGGACCTGATGGGAGAGGTGGACTTGTCACCCTTGACCCATCCGAGAGAGGCCACGCCAAGCGAGCCTCCAGCCCTTTGCGACCTCCTCTCCTGGAAGAACACGGAAGACGGACTCCAACCCTCGGCAAAACCGACCCCGGGGAAGCTGAAGCACATACCCCGGATGGGAAAAAGCTGA
- the SSH1 gene encoding protein phosphatase Slingshot homolog 1 isoform X3, which yields MNLSDFATFCLSFGATRCFGCLKKPRPKPLSESFFMVKGAALFLQQGNSPQGPPRSLLHPHKHAGNIFQASPGDLPQHLQVMINLLRCEDRIKLAVRLESAWSDRVRYMVVVYSTGRQDTEENILLGVDFSSKESQSCTIGMVLRLWSDTKIHLDGDGGFSISTAGKTHIFKPVSVQAMWSALQILHKACEMARRHNYFPGGMALVWATYYESCIASEQSCLNEWNAMQDLESPRPDSPALYMDKPTERERAERLIKAQLRSIMMSKDLENVTSKEIRNQLEKQMSCNLKEFKEFIDNEMLLILGQMDKPSLIFDHLYLGSEWNASNLEELRGSGVDYILNVTREIDNFFPGLFAYHNIRVYDEETTDLLAHWNEAYHFINKARKNRSKCLVHCKMGVSRSASTVIAYAMKEFGWSLEKAYNYVKQKRSIARPNAGFMRQLLEYQGILDASKQRHNKLWKQQAGGGFPPSSESSAGPNDFLLGSLEDADLGPPGPPLCADRRTALELVGLHYCLRRLSDSLPGPRELCLQVEDLEADSSLEEDLLGQLQAGKPEVKGQAEPSSPADLKSRLKPEASQLREETVPRLQVSEEEKPLERWKRRSLDGEGRHNCENLNNNNSKRSCPDDFEHEALFGILHKVKPPYKSCTDCMYPLAGGSPPEAFRDSPEVLPAEAPCHRATVCTQPSFPMCLEEAFCKESQGPKANSLLPMAVGNEVQDVSPDRPASGWPCGPPEKPREAPKTPGGASLGSRHSLCERSPVFKHDPFPRKDARQTKDLKYLLFSKDTEKPTTNSYLMQHQESLLQLQKAGLVRKHTKELERLKALPPDTAGQGKECSGGPTDVATILEEEAQEMVVIEGQLQPSSQDVSEKFLKTLLVAEASQKTSTPIPSKADHMSTFTKDFLKTISYTPSPSRSSNLTRSSSSDSIHSVHGKPGLVKQRTQEIETRLRLAGLTVSSPLKRSNSLAKLGSLDLASEDLMGEVDLSPLTHPREATPSEPPALCDLLSWKNTEDGLQPSAKPTPGKLKHIPRMGKS from the exons ATGAACCTTTCTGACTTTGCCACCTTCTGCCTGTCCTTCGGGGCCACGCGATGTTTCGGCTGCTTAAAGAAGCCCCGTCCCAAGCC CTTAAGCGAGAGCTTTTTTATGGTCAAAGGAGCTGCGTTATTCCTGCAGCAAGGAAACAGTCCGCAAGGACCACCCCGGAGTCTCCTGCATCCTCACAAACATGCAGGTAACATCTTCCAGGCCTCTCCAG GAGATTTGCCGCAGCACCTTCAGGTGATGATCAACCTCCTTCGCTGTGAGGACAGAATCAAGTTG GCCGTGCGCTTAGAAAGTGCCTGGAGCGATCGCGTGAGGTACATGGTGGTCGTCTACAGCACTGGGCGCCAAGACACCGAGGAGAACATTCTCCTGGGCGTGGACTTTTCCAGCAAGGAGAG CCAGAGTTGTACCATCGGGATGGTGTTACGTCTATGGAGCGATACGAAGATCCACCTGGATGGAGACGG CGGGTTCAGCATCAGCACGGCGGGCAAGACACACATCTTCAAACCCGTCTCGGTGCAAGCCATGTG GTCTGCCTTGCAGATCCTCCACAAGGCTTGCGAGATGGCTCGGAGGCACAACTACTTCCCGGGGGGGATGGCACTTGTCTGGGCCACCTACTACGAGAGCTGCATCGCCTCCGAGCAGAGTTGCCTCAACGAGTGGAACGCCATGCAGGACCTGGAGTCTCCACGCCCCGACTCGCCTGCCCTCTACATGGACAA gcCAACCGAGCGGGAGAGGGCAGAACGGCTGATCAAGGCCCAACTCCGGAGCATCATGATGAGCAAAGATCTGGAGAACGTGACTTCCAAAGAA ATCCGGAACCAGCTGGAGAAGCAAATGAGCTGCAATTTGAAAGAATTCAAGGAATTCATTGACAATGAGATGCTGCTCATCCTGGGTCAGATGGACAAGCCCTCCCTCATTTTCGACCATCTCTACCTA gggtcTGAATGGAATGCCTCGAACCTGGAGGAACTTCGGGGTTCAGG CGTGGACTACATTTTAAACGTCACCAGGGAGATCGACAACTTCTTCCCGGGGTTGTTTGCGTACCACAACATCCGCGTCTATGACGAAGAAACGACCGACCTTCttgcccactggaatgaggcttaTCATTTTATCAACAAAGCCAG GAAGAACCGCTCCAAGTGCCTGGTTCACTGCAAGATGGGCGTGAGCCGCTCTGCCTCCACAGTCATTGCCTACGCCATGAAGGAGTTTGGGTGGTCCTTGGAAAAGGCCTACAATTACGTCAAGCAGAAGCGCAGCATCGCTCGGCCCAATGCCGGGTTCATGAGGCAGCTGCTGGAATACCAGGGTATCCTGGATGCCAG cAAACAGCGCCACAACAAgctctggaaacagcaggcgggAGGCGGCTTCCCCCCCAGTTCAGAAAGCTCCGCCGGGCCCAATGATTTCCTGCTTGGCAGCCTGGAGGATGCAGACCTGGGGCCTCCTGGCCCGCCTCTCTGTGCAGACCGCCGAACGGCCCTGGAGTTGGTGGGCCTCCACTACTGCTTGCGGCGCCTCTCCGACTCCTTGCCAGGCCCCCGGGAGCTGTGCCTGCAGGTGGAAGACCTGGAGGCAGACTCGAGTCTGGAGGAGGACCTGCTGGGGCAGCTGCAGGCAGGGAAGCCGGAGGTCAAGGGGCAGGCCGAGCCGTCCAGCCCGGCAGACCTCAAGAGCCGCCTGAAGCCCGAGGCCAGCCAGCTGAGGGAGGAGACGGTTCCTCGGCTGCAAGTCTCCGAGGAGGAAAAGCCCCTTGAACGATGGAAGCGGCGGTCGCTGGACGGGGAGGGCAGGCACAACTGCGAGAATCTGAATAACAACAACAGTAAGAGGAGCTGTCCGGATGACTTTGAA cATGAAGCCCTGTTTGGGATCCTCCACAAAGTCAAGCCCCCCTACAAGTCTTGCACCGACTGCATGTATCCCTTGGCTGGTGGGTCCCCCCCTGAAGCCTTCAGGGACTCCCCGGAGGTCCTGCCAGCGGAGGCCCCTTGCCACCGTGCCACCGTCTGCACCCAGCCCTCGTTCCCAATGTGTCTGGAGGAGGCCTTCTGCAAGGAATCCCAGGGACCGAAAGCCAACAGTTTGCTCCCGATGGCTGTGGGAAACGAGGTCCAGGACGTCAGCCCTGATCGGCCAGCTTCAGGCTGGCCCTGCGGCCCTCCTGAAAAGCCCAGGGAGGCCCCTAAAACCCCAGGAGGGGCCTCGCTTGGCTCAAGACATTCTCTCTGTGAGAGAAGCCCGGTCTTCAAGCACGATCCTTTTCCAAGAAAAGATGCTAGGCAGACCAAGGACTTGAAATACTTGCTCTTCAGCAAAGATACGGAGAAGCCAACCACAAACAGCTATCTGATGCAGCATCAGGAGTCTCTTCTTCAGCTCCAGAAAGCTGGCTTAGTCCGCAAGCACACAAAGGAACTGGAGCGCCTCAAGGCCCTGCCACCCGACACAGCCGGGCAGGGCAAGGAGTGTTCCGGAGGCCCAACCGATGTTGCGACTATCTTGGAAGAGGAGGCCCAGGAGATGGTCGTCATTGAGGGTCAGCTGCAGCCCTCCTCTCAGGATGTCTCAGAGAAGTTCCTCAAGACCCTTCTTGTTGCTGAAGCCTCCCAGAAGACCTCCACGCCCATCCCCTCCAAGGCGGACCACATGAGCACCTTCACAAAAGACTTCCTGAAGACCATCTCCTACACCCCATCACCTTCCAGGAGCTCCAACCTAACGCGGAGTTCCAGCAGCGACAGCATCCACAGCGTCCATGGGAAGCCCgggctggtgaaacagcggacgCAGGAGATTGAAACCCGGCTGCGGCTGGCCGGCTTGACCGTCTCCTCTCCACTGAAGCGCTCCAACTCTCTCGCCAAGCTGGGCAGCCTCGACCTGGCCTCCGAGGACCTGATGGGAGAGGTGGACTTGTCACCCTTGACCCATCCGAGAGAGGCCACGCCAAGCGAGCCTCCAGCCCTTTGCGACCTCCTCTCCTGGAAGAACACGGAAGACGGACTCCAACCCTCGGCAAAACCGACCCCGGGGAAGCTGAAGCACATACCCCGGATGGGAAAAAGCTGA